Proteins encoded by one window of Acetivibrio thermocellus ATCC 27405:
- a CDS encoding site-specific DNA-methyltransferase: protein MIETTLTGKTPDIGEENIKKLMTMFPEVVTEGKVDFEKLKQLLGEYVDDSNERYNFTWNGKGRALRLSQTPSLGTLRPCKEESKNWDTTQNLYIEGDNLEVLKLLQKSYYGKIKMIYIDPPYNTGKDFVYRDDFHDSLENYKRITGQVDGNGKAISTNTETSGRYHTDWLNMMYPRLRLARNLLSDDGVIFISIDDNEVDNLKKICNEIFGEDNFIANCVRKRRDSQANLSQNISPIHEYVLIYAKRFGNILNKVTPSLDMGSYKNPDNDPRGPYTTMPCTNVGGAVYSIVTPTGKTITDEWRFKKETFEKLLLDNRIVFPRNGEGKPRYKIFLSEKMAEGVLANTWLDKIASNQEGTREIKELFGGLLFNNPKPTGLLKFLLELGSSKDSIILDFFSGSATTAHAVMQLNAEDGGNRRFIMVQLPEPTDENSEAYKAGYMNISEIGKERIRRAGEKIKEEYKDKGNIENLDIGFKVFKLDTSNIRKWQPDYDNLEQSLMDYVDNFVEGRTELDVVYEIMLKYGLDLTYPVDEFTIAGKKVYSIGYGMLMICLDNEITTEVAKGILTKIKELSPESSRVVFKDNGFKTDSNKTNIKEILKSGGIEEFITI from the coding sequence ATGATAGAAACAACTCTTACGGGAAAAACCCCGGACATAGGGGAAGAAAATATCAAGAAGTTAATGACCATGTTTCCTGAAGTTGTTACAGAGGGAAAGGTAGATTTTGAAAAGCTGAAGCAACTTTTAGGTGAATATGTAGATGATAGTAACGAACGCTATAATTTCACCTGGAACGGTAAAGGGCGAGCCTTGCGTTTATCCCAAACACCTTCACTGGGAACGTTAAGACCATGTAAAGAAGAAAGTAAAAACTGGGATACAACCCAGAACCTTTACATAGAAGGCGATAACCTAGAGGTATTGAAGCTTTTGCAAAAGAGCTACTATGGCAAGATTAAAATGATTTACATAGACCCGCCTTACAACACGGGGAAAGACTTTGTATATAGGGATGATTTCCATGATAGTCTTGAAAACTATAAGAGAATTACAGGGCAAGTAGATGGCAATGGCAAAGCAATAAGCACAAATACTGAAACCAGTGGTCGATACCACACCGACTGGCTGAATATGATGTACCCAAGGCTTAGGCTTGCAAGGAATTTACTTTCAGATGATGGTGTTATTTTTATTAGTATTGATGATAATGAGGTAGATAACTTAAAGAAGATTTGTAATGAGATTTTTGGAGAAGATAATTTTATTGCTAACTGTGTAAGGAAACGCCGGGATAGTCAAGCTAATTTATCTCAGAATATCTCCCCAATCCATGAGTATGTGCTTATCTACGCAAAGCGATTTGGTAATATCCTTAACAAAGTTACACCTTCCCTGGATATGGGAAGTTATAAGAATCCAGATAATGATCCCCGTGGTCCATACACAACAATGCCTTGTACGAATGTTGGAGGAGCGGTTTATTCTATAGTTACACCAACAGGCAAAACAATAACCGATGAATGGCGCTTTAAGAAAGAAACATTTGAGAAATTGCTGTTAGATAATAGAATTGTTTTTCCACGTAATGGAGAAGGAAAACCACGCTATAAGATATTTTTATCAGAAAAAATGGCTGAAGGAGTTTTAGCAAATACATGGTTAGACAAAATCGCCTCAAATCAAGAAGGAACACGTGAAATAAAGGAACTGTTTGGGGGATTGTTATTTAACAATCCTAAGCCAACAGGTTTGTTGAAGTTTTTATTAGAGTTGGGATCAAGCAAAGATTCTATAATCCTCGACTTCTTCTCTGGATCTGCCACTACAGCCCACGCCGTAATGCAGCTTAATGCTGAAGATGGTGGCAACCGTAGATTTATTATGGTACAGCTCCCAGAGCCAACGGATGAAAATAGCGAAGCTTATAAGGCCGGATATATGAATATTTCTGAGATAGGCAAAGAGCGTATCCGCCGTGCAGGAGAAAAAATCAAAGAGGAATATAAAGATAAAGGGAATATAGAAAACCTTGATATCGGCTTTAAGGTGTTCAAGCTCGATACTTCAAATATCAGAAAATGGCAGCCGGATTATGATAATTTAGAGCAATCTTTAATGGATTATGTAGATAACTTTGTGGAAGGCAGGACGGAACTTGATGTTGTTTATGAGATAATGCTCAAATACGGTCTTGACCTGACTTATCCAGTTGATGAGTTTACAATTGCCGGTAAGAAAGTCTATTCTATTGGCTATGGCATGCTGATGAT
- a CDS encoding DUF4391 domain-containing protein — protein MGDYSFLNIPDSCFIGSTIYKKLFYENANLSSSDKYLFSDIIDKIVWLYCLKPETINVQAYMDEVREYPEIEVIEVIVNKDYGLNRIAEIIMRTIPYPMLLIFKHEDKIRFYVAHQRTSQSDSSKNTIDEFISTDWLRNDSALFAKLDIKQMRFTNLYTLYSDIVDAISIYNLSAIMPTDDTITGDKARELSAKIEDIEQRIANLRSKLKKETQFNRRMELNIEIKRLEQSKNKLLGGDNE, from the coding sequence ATGGGTGATTATAGTTTCTTAAACATCCCTGATAGCTGCTTTATCGGTAGCACTATATATAAAAAGCTGTTTTATGAAAATGCCAATTTGTCTTCCAGCGATAAGTATTTGTTTTCAGATATCATAGATAAGATAGTATGGCTTTATTGTCTTAAACCAGAAACAATTAACGTACAGGCATATATGGATGAAGTGCGAGAATATCCGGAAATTGAAGTTATAGAAGTAATTGTAAACAAAGATTATGGCCTTAACAGAATAGCCGAGATTATTATGAGGACTATTCCTTACCCTATGCTGCTGATTTTCAAGCATGAAGATAAAATACGGTTCTATGTGGCTCACCAGAGGACAAGCCAAAGTGACAGCAGCAAGAATACCATTGACGAATTTATCTCTACTGACTGGTTAAGGAATGATAGTGCTTTATTCGCTAAGCTTGATATAAAGCAAATGAGGTTTACAAACCTATATACGCTTTATAGTGATATAGTTGACGCTATCAGTATTTATAACCTATCAGCCATTATGCCGACAGATGACACCATAACAGGTGACAAGGCAAGAGAACTCTCGGCAAAGATAGAAGATATAGAGCAAAGAATTGCAAATCTGCGGTCTAAACTCAAGAAGGAAACCCAGTTTAACCGCAGAATGGAGCTAAATATAGAGATTAAGAGATTAGAACAGAGTAAAAATAAATTGCTTGGAGGCGATAACGAATGA
- a CDS encoding helicase-related protein translates to MRPPKVLDNKKYRVIDELKAELRKGSKLSIISAYFTIYAYEELKKELSKIDSMRFIFTEPTFVRKDQELYREYYIVRHPEKKISGNEFEIKLRNEMKQAAIAKECAEWLEKKAEIKSLRRPNPAQPRLVYIDNPEDNVLIHGTVDFTTDGLGITPSNRLDYNMCMYGKEYTIDFLQSFNELWEDDTAVQDVKDKVLEQMRILYKENTPEFIYFVTLYNIFYDYLDELTEDNIVKSRTGFKETLIWNKLYRFQKDAVMGAIDKLEKYNGCIIADSVGLGKTFTALAVIKYYELRNDRVLVLVPKKLRENWTIYTQNDKRNIFAADRFNYDVLNHTDLSRTSGYSGEINLATLNWSNYDLVVIDESHNFRNNPPVKGRVTRYQRLMNDIIKSGVKTKVLMLSATPVNNRMNDIKNQIAFITEGRDDAFKDVGLDSIEIILRKAQAVFNKWSELPEHERTTETFINMMDTDYFKLLDTVTIARSRKHIEKYYNLEEIGKFPTRLPPENRYPAIDAKGEFPPIEEINRLIKKLTLCIYSPLAYVRPEKRAAYEEKYDMVVGSSKSIFRQTDREQSLVGLMRVNILKRLESSINSFAITVENILHKIDKALEAIEKRQFDYDAELDINDIDIDDPELESLMFGNNVKVLLQDMDLIKWKQDLLSDKDKLETILLEAMNITPDRDAKLIELRTIIENKIQNQINPGNKKVIVFTAFADTARYLYENLADYFAKKGIYSAVVTGSGDNHSNLPVPKELRKTVKMSDINTILTLFSPVSKECSKIYPEVDRYIDILIATDCVSEGQNLQDCDYLINYDIHWNPVRIIQRFGRIDRIGSKNQCVKLVNFWATKDLDEYINLQQRVRGRMVLLDVSATGEENIIETDSVKEMRDLEYRKKQLERLQKEVVDLEDISGGISITDLTFNDFKIELMEYMKKNRKLLDEAPNGMYAVAKIDESVKDIIKPGVIFTLRQVKGKQQSKEQNPLFPYYMVYIADDGEVKLSFLHAKKILDYYKKLCSGQKEVFKELVEEFNKETNDGRKMKHYSDLLETSIENIIGKKQEIGVASLFSKGGTTMPKKIFDGIEDFELITFLVIKS, encoded by the coding sequence ATGAGGCCACCTAAGGTTTTGGATAATAAAAAGTATAGGGTTATAGATGAGTTAAAGGCGGAATTACGTAAAGGTTCAAAGTTATCAATCATATCAGCTTACTTTACCATCTATGCTTATGAAGAACTTAAAAAGGAACTTAGTAAGATAGATAGTATGAGGTTCATTTTTACCGAGCCTACTTTTGTACGCAAGGACCAAGAACTTTATAGGGAATATTACATAGTTCGTCACCCTGAAAAAAAGATATCTGGCAATGAGTTTGAAATAAAGCTAAGGAATGAAATGAAGCAGGCGGCCATAGCCAAGGAATGTGCCGAGTGGCTGGAAAAGAAAGCAGAAATAAAATCTCTAAGACGGCCAAATCCTGCTCAACCAAGACTGGTTTATATAGATAATCCTGAAGATAATGTTTTAATTCATGGAACTGTTGACTTTACTACTGATGGTTTAGGTATCACTCCTTCTAATAGATTAGACTATAACATGTGTATGTATGGTAAGGAATACACTATTGATTTTTTACAGTCCTTCAATGAACTATGGGAGGATGATACTGCTGTTCAGGATGTTAAAGATAAAGTTCTTGAGCAAATGAGAATTCTATATAAAGAAAATACACCTGAGTTTATTTACTTTGTTACTCTTTATAATATATTCTATGATTACCTTGATGAGCTAACCGAAGATAACATTGTGAAAAGCCGTACAGGCTTTAAAGAAACCCTTATCTGGAATAAGCTTTATAGATTCCAGAAGGATGCCGTTATGGGAGCAATTGATAAGCTCGAGAAGTACAATGGCTGCATTATAGCTGACAGTGTGGGACTTGGAAAAACTTTTACTGCACTGGCTGTAATTAAATACTATGAACTAAGAAACGATAGGGTTTTGGTACTCGTACCCAAGAAACTTCGTGAAAACTGGACCATTTATACCCAAAATGATAAACGCAATATTTTTGCTGCAGACAGGTTTAATTACGATGTTCTGAACCACACTGATCTTAGCAGGACAAGCGGCTATTCCGGTGAGATTAACCTTGCTACCTTAAACTGGTCAAACTATGACCTTGTTGTAATAGATGAGAGCCACAACTTCAGGAATAATCCGCCGGTCAAAGGGCGTGTAACTCGTTATCAGCGCTTGATGAATGACATTATAAAATCCGGTGTTAAAACAAAGGTGCTTATGTTGTCAGCAACTCCTGTGAACAACCGGATGAATGATATCAAGAACCAAATAGCTTTTATAACTGAGGGCAGGGATGATGCTTTTAAGGACGTGGGTCTTGATAGTATTGAAATAATCCTCAGAAAAGCCCAAGCTGTATTCAACAAATGGTCTGAACTGCCTGAACATGAAAGAACCACTGAAACTTTTATTAACATGATGGATACAGATTATTTTAAACTCCTGGATACGGTGACTATTGCCCGTTCCAGAAAGCATATAGAAAAATATTATAACTTAGAGGAGATAGGCAAGTTTCCCACCAGGCTACCCCCTGAGAACAGATATCCGGCAATTGATGCCAAAGGAGAGTTTCCTCCTATAGAAGAAATCAACAGACTTATAAAAAAACTTACCTTGTGTATCTATTCGCCATTGGCCTATGTGCGTCCTGAAAAAAGAGCTGCTTATGAAGAAAAATATGATATGGTAGTAGGCTCAAGTAAAAGTATCTTCAGACAGACAGACAGGGAACAAAGCTTAGTTGGCCTTATGCGTGTAAACATTTTAAAAAGATTGGAAAGCTCCATCAATTCCTTCGCAATAACTGTTGAGAATATTCTCCATAAAATAGATAAGGCCCTTGAAGCCATAGAAAAAAGGCAGTTTGATTATGATGCGGAATTGGATATCAATGATATTGATATAGACGACCCGGAGCTTGAAAGCCTCATGTTTGGCAACAATGTAAAGGTATTGCTCCAAGATATGGACCTTATCAAATGGAAACAAGACCTGCTGTCGGATAAGGACAAGCTCGAAACCATTTTATTGGAAGCTATGAATATTACACCAGATAGGGACGCCAAATTAATTGAACTTAGGACTATTATAGAAAACAAAATACAAAATCAAATAAACCCAGGGAACAAAAAGGTTATAGTATTTACTGCCTTTGCTGATACAGCCAGATATTTGTATGAAAATTTGGCTGATTATTTTGCTAAAAAAGGTATTTATTCAGCTGTTGTAACAGGAAGTGGCGACAATCATTCCAATTTACCTGTACCAAAGGAATTAAGAAAAACGGTTAAAATGTCAGATATAAATACCATTTTGACATTGTTCTCTCCAGTTTCAAAGGAGTGTTCCAAGATATATCCCGAAGTTGATAGGTATATAGATATACTTATTGCTACGGATTGTGTATCTGAAGGACAGAACCTTCAGGACTGTGATTATTTGATAAATTACGATATTCATTGGAATCCGGTTAGAATTATACAAAGGTTCGGGCGTATTGACCGTATAGGTTCAAAAAACCAATGTGTTAAATTAGTAAACTTTTGGGCTACCAAAGACTTGGACGAATATATAAACCTTCAGCAGCGTGTCAGGGGCAGGATGGTTTTATTGGATGTGTCTGCCACAGGTGAGGAAAATATTATAGAAACAGACTCTGTTAAAGAGATGAGAGACCTTGAATACCGTAAGAAGCAGCTCGAAAGACTGCAGAAAGAGGTTGTGGACCTGGAAGATATATCTGGAGGTATATCGATAACAGACCTGACCTTTAATGATTTTAAGATTGAACTTATGGAATATATGAAAAAGAACAGAAAGCTTTTGGATGAAGCACCAAATGGAATGTATGCTGTTGCAAAGATAGACGAAAGCGTAAAAGATATTATAAAGCCAGGAGTGATTTTTACCCTTAGACAAGTCAAAGGGAAACAGCAAAGCAAAGAGCAAAACCCTTTATTTCCCTACTATATGGTTTATATCGCAGATGATGGGGAAGTAAAGCTATCTTTCCTTCATGCAAAGAAGATACTGGATTATTATAAAAAACTATGTTCCGGACAAAAAGAAGTATTTAAAGAGTTGGTAGAGGAGTTTAATAAAGAGACCAATGATGGTCGTAAAATGAAACATTATTCCGATTTGTTGGAAACTTCTATTGAAAACATTATAGGCAAGAAGCAGGAGATTGGAGTGGCCAGCCTCTTTAGCAAAGGCGGCACCACCATGCCGAAAAAAATTTTTGATGGTATTGAAGATTTTGAATTGATTACTTTTTTGGTTATAAAGAGCTAG
- a CDS encoding helix-turn-helix domain-containing protein, with the protein MMDYLSAKEIAEKWNISRRRVQILCEEGRIPGAFKLSDVWVIPKDAEKPADRRKAKKKTVNGEADKLVSGD; encoded by the coding sequence ATGATGGATTATTTATCAGCAAAGGAAATAGCTGAGAAGTGGAATATTTCAAGACGGAGAGTTCAGATACTTTGTGAAGAAGGCAGAATACCGGGCGCATTCAAGCTTAGTGATGTTTGGGTTATACCCAAAGATGCGGAAAAACCTGCAGACAGACGTAAGGCTAAGAAAAAAACAGTGAATGGAGAGGCAGATAAATTAGTGTCGGGGGATTGA
- a CDS encoding recombinase family protein — protein MGTIYGYCRCSTDETRQDIDRQRRELRKLGVQDENIYWEYVSGRKPNKVEWSRLVEKLDVGDTICTTEVSRISRSTKELCEIIDLAQEKQIKLVIGSIVIDCGKNDPMTKGMLLMWSVFAELEADLISQRVKSGMQNAKAKGVKIGRPKTSLDNLPANFIRHYPKYKAGDLTLVELARLCGISRQTAYKYRTIYECNE, from the coding sequence ATGGGAACGATATACGGCTATTGCAGATGTTCAACTGACGAGACCAGACAGGACATCGACCGGCAAAGACGGGAACTACGCAAACTCGGAGTGCAAGACGAAAACATATACTGGGAATACGTAAGCGGACGCAAACCAAATAAAGTTGAATGGTCGAGACTGGTAGAGAAATTAGATGTCGGTGATACCATCTGCACAACCGAGGTTTCAAGGATTTCAAGGTCTACGAAAGAGCTATGCGAAATCATTGATTTGGCACAAGAAAAGCAGATAAAACTTGTAATAGGCAGCATTGTAATCGACTGCGGCAAAAATGACCCGATGACAAAAGGGATGCTGCTGATGTGGTCAGTATTTGCCGAACTGGAAGCTGACCTGATAAGCCAGAGGGTCAAGAGTGGTATGCAAAATGCCAAGGCCAAAGGTGTTAAGATAGGCCGACCTAAAACATCGCTGGATAATCTGCCTGCTAATTTCATCCGGCACTATCCAAAATACAAGGCCGGAGACCTGACACTCGTTGAGCTTGCTCGATTGTGTGGTATTAGCAGGCAGACAGCTTATAAGTATCGTACAATCTACGAGTGCAACGAATAA
- a CDS encoding helix-turn-helix domain-containing protein — MVKNRAYYKELYKDYPDLVTLEQFRQMLGSIGDTTARKLIRANRVKHFYIRGSYLIPKKSVIDYVLSDHYAEYKHSLKVQV; from the coding sequence ATGGTGAAAAACAGAGCCTATTACAAAGAGCTGTATAAGGACTATCCTGATTTAGTGACACTTGAACAATTTCGTCAAATGCTTGGAAGTATCGGCGACACCACTGCACGTAAGCTAATAAGAGCCAATCGAGTCAAGCACTTTTACATCCGGGGTAGTTACCTGATTCCGAAGAAAAGCGTTATCGACTATGTGTTGAGCGACCACTACGCTGAATACAAGCACTCACTAAAGGTTCAGGTATGA
- a CDS encoding HAD-IA family hydrolase, whose amino-acid sequence MRASLGKISSREFWHELGFVNGYEQIEREYLDTCLTLDGEFISIAEELGAEYDLAVLSIDVKEWGKYLREKYNLDRFFREVVISGEVKCRKPDYGIYDILFSRLNVNPQDCVFIDDRYKNLKTASEKGLKTIRFCREPQEKTFEPDAEINSFTQLKEAVRYIW is encoded by the coding sequence ATGAGGGCAAGCCTTGGAAAGATTAGCTCACGGGAATTTTGGCATGAACTGGGCTTTGTGAACGGATATGAACAAATAGAAAGAGAATACCTTGATACCTGTTTGACTTTAGATGGTGAGTTTATAAGTATTGCTGAAGAATTAGGGGCTGAGTATGACCTTGCCGTTCTGTCAATTGACGTAAAGGAATGGGGGAAGTATTTACGGGAAAAATACAATTTAGACAGGTTTTTCAGGGAAGTGGTTATAAGCGGCGAAGTTAAATGCAGAAAACCGGACTACGGTATTTATGATATTCTTTTTTCAAGATTGAATGTAAATCCTCAAGACTGTGTGTTTATTGATGACAGGTATAAAAATTTAAAAACTGCGTCTGAAAAGGGGTTGAAAACGATTAGATTTTGCAGGGAGCCGCAGGAAAAGACTTTTGAACCGGATGCTGAGATTAATTCGTTTACTCAGTTGAAAGAAGCAGTAAGATACATATGGTAG
- a CDS encoding radical SAM/SPASM domain-containing protein encodes MNNPITAVWEITMGCNMRCKHCGSSCENALEGELTTEEALKLCDELGELGFKWITLSGGEPTTRKDWHLIAKRLNENGIIPNMITNGWLMNEEIADKAVEAGINTVAISVDGLEETHDFIRKKGSFQRIMRAFDILRTRNIFYSAITTINNINIKELPRLRDILIEKGVRGWQLQLGLPMGNMAKNNELVAQPYHIDEVIEFSYKTVKEGYNIDVQLADCIGYFNLKEIEVRKNSYGGGRDGYNWTGCGAGKYSLGILHNGDILGCTSVRDRSFIEGNIRQTPIKEIWMNPDSFSWNRKMTKDKLSGLCKKCYFGERCLGGCSNTRLTMEGSVYSENRYCSYNVAISTAREQLDRIEDVDVMLSKAKKFADNGNFQLAEILLSRAIEKGCRDIGVFEFYGYISFMLGNYLDAKKANEEALKINPDSAYANKGMGLSLGRLGELEKGIEYLRKAIALSDENFTDPYYDLAVLLYENGRKEEALEVLEEGRKKYKSFIDTSKDLYDILTNAS; translated from the coding sequence ATGAACAATCCAATTACTGCCGTCTGGGAAATCACCATGGGGTGCAACATGCGGTGCAAGCATTGCGGCTCCAGCTGTGAGAATGCCCTGGAGGGAGAGTTGACCACCGAGGAAGCTTTGAAACTTTGCGATGAATTGGGTGAGTTGGGTTTTAAGTGGATTACTTTGTCCGGTGGTGAGCCTACAACAAGAAAGGATTGGCATCTTATAGCCAAAAGGCTTAATGAAAATGGGATAATCCCCAATATGATAACCAATGGATGGCTGATGAATGAGGAGATTGCCGATAAAGCGGTGGAAGCGGGAATCAACACAGTTGCCATTAGTGTGGACGGGCTTGAAGAAACTCATGATTTTATTCGGAAAAAAGGCTCTTTCCAAAGGATAATGCGGGCTTTCGATATCCTTAGGACCAGGAATATATTCTATTCAGCCATTACCACAATAAACAACATAAATATAAAGGAGCTTCCAAGGCTTAGAGATATTCTGATTGAAAAGGGAGTAAGAGGCTGGCAGCTTCAGCTTGGGCTTCCCATGGGAAATATGGCTAAAAACAATGAGCTTGTGGCTCAGCCTTACCATATAGACGAAGTGATAGAATTTTCCTATAAGACCGTAAAAGAGGGTTATAATATAGATGTTCAGCTGGCTGACTGTATTGGCTATTTTAATTTAAAAGAAATAGAAGTGAGGAAAAACAGCTACGGTGGAGGAAGGGATGGTTACAACTGGACCGGATGCGGTGCCGGCAAATACAGTCTCGGCATTCTGCATAACGGTGATATTTTAGGCTGTACATCCGTAAGAGACAGAAGCTTTATTGAAGGAAATATCAGACAGACCCCTATTAAAGAAATATGGATGAATCCTGACAGCTTTAGCTGGAACAGAAAAATGACCAAGGACAAGTTATCCGGCTTGTGTAAAAAATGCTATTTCGGAGAACGTTGTCTCGGAGGCTGCTCCAATACAAGGCTGACAATGGAAGGAAGCGTCTATTCTGAGAACAGATACTGTTCGTATAATGTGGCAATAAGCACTGCAAGAGAGCAGCTTGACAGAATTGAAGACGTAGATGTAATGCTTTCAAAAGCAAAGAAATTTGCAGACAATGGCAATTTTCAGCTGGCCGAAATACTGCTTTCCAGAGCCATTGAAAAAGGCTGTCGCGATATTGGGGTGTTTGAGTTTTACGGATATATAAGTTTTATGCTGGGAAACTACCTTGATGCAAAGAAAGCAAATGAAGAGGCTTTGAAAATAAATCCGGACAGCGCTTATGCAAACAAGGGAATGGGTCTGTCTTTAGGAAGACTGGGAGAATTGGAAAAAGGAATAGAGTATTTGAGAAAGGCAATTGCTCTGTCCGATGAAAACTTCACAGACCCTTACTATGACCTGGCTGTTTTGCTTTATGAGAACGGAAGGAAAGAAGAAGCTCTGGAAGTTCTTGAAGAGGGAAGAAAAAAATACAAGAGTTTTATAGACACAAGCAAGGACCTTTATGATATTCTTACAAATGCTTCTTAG